One Streptomyces lincolnensis genomic region harbors:
- a CDS encoding methyltransferase domain-containing protein: MSAAQETAVYTHGHHESVLRSHTWRTAANSAAYLLGSLEPHMKILDIGCGPGTITADLAELVPDGHVTGADHAPGILDTARATAAGRGLANVDFTVADVHALDFPDATFCVVHAHQVLQHVGDPVQALREMKRVTRPGGLIAVRDSDYEAMTWYPASRGMDDWLDLYRRVARANGGEPDAGRRLKAWALRAGLTDITATSGTWTFATAEERAWWSGLWADRTLASAYAERATGGGHATEEHLRAVSDAWRAWGTHEDGWFCVLHGEILCRKEA, translated from the coding sequence ATGTCCGCAGCACAGGAGACCGCCGTCTACACGCACGGGCACCACGAGTCCGTGCTGCGGTCCCACACCTGGCGGACCGCCGCCAACTCGGCGGCCTACCTGCTCGGTTCACTCGAACCCCACATGAAGATCCTGGACATCGGCTGCGGGCCGGGCACGATCACCGCCGACCTGGCGGAGCTGGTCCCCGACGGACACGTCACGGGCGCCGACCACGCACCGGGGATCCTGGACACCGCCCGGGCCACGGCCGCCGGGCGCGGTCTGGCCAACGTCGACTTCACGGTGGCGGACGTCCACGCCCTGGACTTCCCCGACGCCACGTTCTGCGTGGTTCACGCCCACCAGGTGCTGCAACACGTCGGCGACCCGGTGCAGGCGCTGCGCGAGATGAAGCGCGTCACCAGGCCGGGCGGCCTCATCGCCGTACGGGACTCGGACTACGAAGCCATGACCTGGTACCCGGCGTCCCGGGGGATGGACGACTGGCTGGACCTGTACCGCAGGGTGGCCCGCGCCAACGGCGGGGAGCCGGACGCGGGGCGCCGGCTGAAGGCCTGGGCGCTGAGGGCGGGGCTGACGGACATCACGGCGACCTCCGGCACCTGGACCTTCGCCACCGCCGAGGAGCGGGCCTGGTGGAGCGGTCTGTGGGCGGACCGCACCCTGGCCTCCGCCTACGCGGAACGGGCCACCGGGGGCGGCCACGCCACCGAGGAACACCTGCGGGCCGTCTCGGACGCCTGGCGCGCGTGGGGCACGCACGAGGACGGGTGGTTCTGTGTACTGCACGGAGAGATTCTGTGCCGAAAGGAAGCCTGA
- a CDS encoding bifunctional phosphatase PAP2/diacylglycerol kinase family protein: MSPDVDLTVPKPGHHVLREKLLALDSRLFEFAAEQHWPAAEPVLPRLSRSANHGVLWFATAAAMAASRTPRARRAAARGLASLGLASLTINTIGKRSVRRTRPVLDPVPLVRQLKRQPITTSFPSGHSASAAAFATGVALESPSWGAVVAPVAFSVAMSRVYTGVHFPSDVLAGAALGAGAAFVVRRLVPTRAQVVPPARPRAEVPALADGEGLVMVSNTASGTADRVRALRDILPAAEVVECEPADVRAELEKAAARARVLGVCGGDGTVNAAAEIALRHGLPLAVLPGGTLNHFAYDLGVEGVRDLGRAVQQGEGVHVDVGRFACGETQGVFLNTLSLGVYPELVRERERWTRRIGGWPAGVIAALRVVRADRHPLEAEFRGRARPLWLLFVGNGTYHRMGLGPGRRSDLADGQLDVRVVHGGRRPAARLLAAALAGPLTRSPVHAAVQVGRLNVASVAPGTLLAYDGEVIEVEGSVTLEKLPQALTVYRPSTGS, from the coding sequence ATGAGCCCAGACGTCGACCTCACCGTCCCCAAGCCCGGCCACCACGTCCTGCGGGAGAAGTTGCTGGCCCTGGACAGCCGGCTGTTCGAGTTCGCCGCCGAGCAGCACTGGCCGGCCGCCGAGCCCGTCCTGCCGCGGCTGAGCCGGAGCGCGAACCACGGAGTGCTGTGGTTCGCGACGGCGGCCGCGATGGCCGCGAGCCGTACCCCCCGGGCCCGGCGGGCCGCCGCCCGGGGCCTCGCCTCGCTCGGGCTGGCCTCCCTGACCATCAACACCATCGGCAAGCGATCGGTGCGCCGCACCCGCCCCGTCCTGGACCCGGTGCCGCTGGTGCGCCAGCTCAAGCGGCAGCCGATCACCACCTCGTTCCCGTCGGGGCACTCCGCGTCCGCGGCCGCGTTCGCGACCGGAGTCGCCCTGGAGTCGCCGTCCTGGGGCGCGGTGGTGGCCCCGGTCGCCTTCTCGGTGGCCATGTCCCGCGTCTACACGGGCGTGCACTTCCCCAGCGACGTGCTGGCGGGCGCGGCCCTGGGCGCGGGCGCCGCGTTCGTCGTACGGCGTCTGGTGCCGACGCGGGCCCAGGTGGTGCCGCCGGCCCGGCCCCGGGCCGAGGTGCCCGCGCTGGCCGACGGCGAGGGCCTGGTGATGGTCTCGAACACCGCCTCGGGCACCGCCGACCGGGTCCGCGCGCTGCGGGACATCCTGCCCGCGGCCGAGGTCGTCGAGTGCGAACCGGCGGATGTGCGCGCCGAGTTGGAGAAGGCGGCGGCGCGGGCCCGGGTGCTCGGGGTGTGCGGTGGGGACGGCACGGTCAACGCCGCCGCCGAGATCGCCCTGCGCCACGGCCTGCCCCTGGCGGTGCTGCCCGGCGGCACGCTGAACCACTTCGCCTACGACCTGGGCGTCGAGGGTGTCCGCGATCTGGGACGGGCCGTCCAGCAGGGCGAGGGCGTGCACGTCGACGTGGGCCGCTTCGCCTGCGGCGAGACCCAGGGTGTCTTCCTCAACACGCTGAGCCTGGGCGTGTATCCGGAGCTGGTGCGCGAGCGGGAGCGCTGGACGCGCCGGATCGGCGGCTGGCCGGCCGGGGTGATCGCGGCGCTGCGCGTGGTGCGCGCCGACCGGCATCCGCTGGAGGCCGAGTTCCGCGGTCGGGCCCGGCCCTTGTGGCTGCTGTTCGTCGGCAACGGCACGTACCACCGGATGGGCCTCGGGCCGGGCCGCCGCAGCGACCTGGCGGACGGTCAGCTCGACGTCCGCGTCGTGCACGGCGGCCGGCGGCCCGCCGCGCGGCTGCTCGCGGCCGCGCTCGCCGGTCCGCTGACCCGCTCCCCCGTGCACGCGGCGGTCCAGGTCGGCCGGCTGAACGTGGCGAGTGTCGCCCCGGGCACGCTGCTGGCCTACGACGGCGAGGTGATCGAGGTGGAGGGCTCGGTGACGCTGGAGAAGCTGCCGCAGGCGCTCACCGTCTACCGGCCGTCGACAGGAAGCTGA
- a CDS encoding ABC-F family ATP-binding cassette domain-containing protein, with the protein MGHLEAAHLEYYLPDGRALLGDVSFRVGEGAVVALVGPNGAGKTTLLRLISGELKPHGGTVTVSGGLGVMRQFVGSVRDETTVRDLLVSVSPPRIQQVAKAVDRAEHAIMTVDDEAAQMQYAQALADWAEAHGYEAETLWDMCTTAALGMPYDRAQFREVRTLSGGEQKRLVLEALLRGTDEVLLLDEPDNYLDVPGKRWLEERLKETRKTVLFVSHDRELLSRAAEKIVSVEPSPTGADAWVHGGGFATYHEARRERFARFEELRRRWDEKHAQLKKLVLNLRQAASISHELASRYQAAQTRLRKFEEAGPPPEPPREQDIRMRLKGGRTGVRAVTCEGLELTGLMKPFDLEVFYGERVAVLGSNGSGKSHFLRLLAGEDVAHTGQWKLGARVVPGHFAQTHAHPELTGRTLLDILWKEHAQDRGAAMSRLRRYELTGQAEQAFDRLSGGQQARFQILLLELQGVTALLLDEPTDNLDLESAEALQEGLEAFDGTVLAVTHDRWFARSFDRYLVFGTDGRVRETPEPVWDERRVERAR; encoded by the coding sequence ATGGGACATCTGGAAGCCGCACACCTCGAGTACTACCTCCCCGACGGGAGGGCGCTGCTCGGCGATGTGTCGTTCCGGGTGGGTGAAGGCGCCGTCGTGGCCCTCGTCGGCCCCAACGGCGCGGGCAAGACCACCCTGCTGCGGCTGATCTCCGGCGAGCTGAAACCGCACGGCGGCACGGTCACCGTCAGCGGCGGCCTGGGCGTGATGCGCCAGTTCGTGGGCTCCGTACGGGACGAGACGACCGTACGCGACCTGCTCGTGTCGGTGTCCCCGCCCCGCATCCAGCAGGTCGCGAAGGCCGTCGACAGGGCCGAGCACGCGATCATGACGGTCGACGACGAGGCCGCCCAGATGCAGTACGCGCAGGCCCTGGCCGACTGGGCCGAGGCGCACGGCTACGAGGCGGAGACGCTGTGGGACATGTGCACCACGGCCGCGCTCGGCATGCCCTACGACAGGGCGCAGTTCCGCGAGGTGCGCACCCTCTCCGGCGGTGAGCAGAAGCGGCTCGTCCTGGAGGCGCTGCTGCGCGGCACCGACGAGGTCCTGCTCCTCGATGAGCCGGACAACTACCTCGACGTGCCCGGCAAGCGCTGGCTGGAGGAGCGGCTGAAGGAGACCCGCAAGACCGTCCTCTTCGTCTCCCACGACCGGGAACTCCTCTCCCGCGCCGCCGAGAAGATCGTCTCCGTGGAGCCCTCGCCGACGGGCGCCGACGCGTGGGTGCACGGCGGTGGCTTCGCCACGTACCACGAGGCGCGGCGTGAACGCTTCGCCCGCTTCGAGGAGTTGCGCCGCCGCTGGGACGAGAAACACGCCCAGCTGAAGAAGCTGGTCCTGAACCTCCGCCAGGCGGCGTCGATCAGCCATGAGCTCGCCTCCCGCTACCAGGCCGCCCAGACCCGGCTGCGCAAGTTCGAGGAGGCCGGGCCGCCGCCGGAGCCGCCGCGCGAGCAGGACATCAGGATGCGGCTGAAGGGCGGCCGCACCGGCGTGCGGGCCGTCACCTGCGAGGGGCTCGAACTCACCGGCCTGATGAAACCGTTCGACCTGGAGGTCTTCTACGGCGAGCGCGTCGCGGTCCTCGGCTCCAACGGCTCCGGCAAGTCGCACTTCCTGCGCCTGCTGGCGGGGGAGGACGTGGCGCACACGGGGCAGTGGAAGCTCGGCGCGCGGGTCGTGCCGGGCCATTTCGCGCAGACCCACGCCCACCCCGAGCTGACGGGCCGCACCCTCCTCGACATCCTGTGGAAGGAGCACGCCCAGGACCGGGGCGCCGCGATGTCCCGCCTGCGCCGCTACGAACTCACCGGCCAGGCCGAGCAGGCCTTCGACCGTCTCTCCGGCGGCCAGCAGGCCCGCTTCCAGATCCTCCTGCTGGAGCTCCAGGGCGTCACCGCGCTCCTCCTGGACGAGCCGACGGACAACCTGGACCTGGAGTCCGCCGAGGCCCTCCAGGAGGGCCTGGAGGCCTTCGACGGCACGGTCCTCGCGGTCACCCACGACCGCTGGTTCGCCCGCTCCTTCGACCGCTACCTCGTCTTCGGCACGGACGGCCGCGTCCGCGAGACACCGGAGCCGGTGTGGGACGAGCGACGCGTGGAGCGAGCGCGGTAG
- a CDS encoding Vms1/Ankzf1 family peptidyl-tRNA hydrolase, with translation MDLAFLHPLYEHPGPWASVYVGTSRHTEDTPHERHLAAVALSRELSRQGADEDTCRAVREALEELRHSSEPHGRALFARAGQVVLDPPLTRAPDGDSAHWAPLPHTAPLLELAGEDPVCVVAYVDRKGADFELRGALGRQDAGSVTGRQWPVHRTSSADWSERHFQLRVENTWEHNAAEIADALAVCQEETRADLLILVGEDREKRSVHDRLPKRLHDLVVEAPHGAGSRLLDHDVERARADHVRQRAERELERFLAAREPGDDGRAGAVESVPALVEAAREHRIDELLIRPGGPDAHREVWIGEEPDQLAVRRTDLKILGEQNSWSARADDALIRSAVTTGAPALAVTEQEVPVGGLGALLRWK, from the coding sequence ATGGATCTCGCTTTTCTGCATCCACTCTACGAACATCCGGGGCCCTGGGCCTCCGTGTACGTCGGCACGTCCCGGCATACGGAGGACACGCCCCACGAGCGGCATCTGGCGGCCGTGGCGCTGTCGCGGGAGCTGTCCCGGCAGGGCGCCGACGAGGACACGTGCCGGGCCGTGCGGGAGGCCCTGGAGGAGCTGCGGCACTCGTCCGAGCCGCACGGGCGGGCCCTGTTCGCGCGGGCCGGGCAGGTCGTCCTCGACCCGCCGCTGACCCGGGCCCCGGACGGCGACAGCGCGCACTGGGCGCCGCTGCCGCACACCGCGCCCCTGCTGGAGCTGGCCGGTGAGGACCCGGTGTGCGTGGTGGCGTACGTCGACCGCAAGGGTGCCGACTTCGAGCTGCGCGGTGCGCTGGGGCGGCAGGACGCCGGGTCGGTGACCGGGCGGCAGTGGCCCGTGCACCGGACGAGCTCGGCGGACTGGTCGGAGCGGCACTTCCAGCTGCGGGTGGAGAACACCTGGGAGCACAACGCGGCCGAGATCGCCGACGCGCTCGCGGTCTGCCAGGAGGAGACCCGGGCCGACCTGCTGATTCTCGTCGGCGAGGACCGGGAGAAGCGGTCCGTGCACGATCGGCTGCCCAAGCGGCTGCACGACCTGGTGGTCGAGGCCCCGCACGGTGCCGGGAGCCGGCTGCTCGACCACGACGTGGAGCGGGCGCGGGCCGACCATGTGCGGCAGCGGGCCGAGCGGGAGCTGGAGCGGTTCCTCGCCGCGCGTGAGCCCGGGGACGACGGGCGTGCCGGTGCGGTGGAGAGTGTCCCCGCGCTGGTCGAGGCGGCCCGTGAGCACCGTATCGACGAGCTGCTGATCCGCCCCGGCGGGCCCGACGCCCACCGCGAGGTCTGGATCGGCGAGGAGCCCGACCAGCTGGCCGTCCGCCGCACCGATCTGAAGATCCTCGGCGAGCAGAACTCCTGGTCGGCCCGCGCGGACGACGCGCTGATCCGCTCGGCGGTGACCACGGGGGCGCCTGCGCTCGCTGTCACGGAGCAGGAGGTTCCGGTGGGGGGCCTGGGAGCACTGCTGCGCTGGAAGTAG
- a CDS encoding DUF6158 family protein yields the protein MNEHDERGTTMTGVDPSRLDDQQLMKELETIHRTRHDTLLHGSNDALRTHNDRMARLEGEYLRRHPRRPVSTGRTREGARDRACGESTTPRT from the coding sequence ATGAACGAACACGACGAGCGGGGCACCACGATGACCGGAGTCGACCCCAGCCGGCTGGACGACCAACAGCTCATGAAGGAGCTGGAGACCATCCACCGCACACGGCACGACACCCTGCTGCACGGCTCGAACGACGCGCTGCGCACCCACAACGACCGCATGGCCCGACTGGAGGGCGAGTACCTGCGCCGCCACCCGCGGCGCCCGGTCTCCACGGGCCGCACCCGCGAGGGAGCCCGGGACCGCGCGTGCGGGGAGTCGACGACTCCCCGCACCTGA
- a CDS encoding catalase produces the protein MDPADRKQIQRTQYHADDPAQGPLTTDQGVEVDHTDDSLTVGERGPTLMEDFHFREKLTRFDHERIPERVVHARGAGAYGYFEPYESCAEFTRAAFLQDPAVRTPVFVRFSTVQGPKGSADTVRDVRGFATKFYTSEGNYDLVGNNFPVFFIQDGIKFPDFVHAVKPEPHNDIPTGASAHDTLWDFVSLQPETLHAVMWLMSDRAIPRSYRMMQGFGVHTFRFVNAEGRGTFVKFHWKPRLGVHSLVWDEAQECQGRNPDFNRGDLWDAIEAGEYPEWELGVQLVPEEDEFAFDFDLLDATKLIPEEQVPIRPIGRMVLNRNPENFFAETEQVAFHTANVVPGIDFTNDPLLQARNFSYLDTQLIRLGGPNFTQIPVNRPVAPVRTNQRDGYHQSAIHRGTNYSPNSLGGGCPAHAGADGHAFTHYTERVDGHTIRRRSPSFQDHWSQAALFWNSMADWEKQHIVAAFRFELGKVDALAVRARTVEQLAKVNGELATQVARGVGVPEPAAQETAHKLSSPALSLESLRGDGSIRTRQIAVLVTDGVDAEQVTSVREPLAAEGAIVEALAAVDGTVAGADGERYTVDRALPTVASVLYDAVLLPGGPVGTPPTTADPDAMRFVRDAYRHGKPVGALGSGVGILSALQPEGLRLSTEFHRVVSDQGVVTDTSPGTASEEFTRAFVAAIAAHRHWDRPPARC, from the coding sequence ATGGACCCCGCCGACCGCAAGCAGATCCAGCGGACCCAGTACCACGCGGACGACCCGGCGCAGGGACCGCTCACCACCGACCAGGGCGTCGAGGTCGACCACACCGACGACTCGCTGACCGTGGGCGAGCGCGGCCCGACCCTGATGGAGGACTTCCACTTCCGGGAGAAGCTGACCCGCTTCGACCACGAGCGGATCCCGGAGCGGGTGGTGCACGCGCGGGGTGCGGGCGCCTACGGCTATTTCGAACCGTACGAGTCCTGCGCGGAGTTCACCCGCGCGGCCTTCCTCCAGGACCCGGCCGTACGGACCCCGGTGTTCGTGCGGTTCTCGACCGTGCAGGGCCCCAAGGGCTCGGCGGACACCGTGCGGGACGTGCGCGGCTTCGCCACCAAGTTCTATACCTCCGAGGGCAATTACGACCTGGTGGGGAACAACTTCCCGGTCTTCTTCATCCAGGACGGCATCAAGTTCCCCGACTTCGTGCACGCGGTGAAACCGGAGCCGCACAACGACATCCCCACGGGCGCGTCCGCGCACGACACCCTGTGGGACTTCGTGTCGCTCCAGCCCGAGACCCTGCACGCGGTCATGTGGCTGATGTCGGACCGGGCGATCCCGCGCAGCTACCGCATGATGCAGGGCTTCGGCGTGCACACCTTCCGGTTCGTGAACGCCGAGGGGCGCGGCACGTTCGTGAAGTTCCACTGGAAGCCGCGCCTCGGTGTGCACTCGCTGGTGTGGGACGAGGCGCAGGAGTGCCAGGGCCGCAACCCGGACTTCAACCGGGGTGACCTCTGGGACGCCATCGAGGCCGGCGAGTACCCGGAGTGGGAGCTGGGCGTCCAACTGGTGCCGGAGGAGGACGAGTTCGCCTTCGACTTCGATCTGCTGGACGCCACGAAGCTCATCCCGGAGGAGCAGGTGCCCATCCGGCCGATCGGCCGGATGGTGCTGAACCGCAACCCGGAGAACTTCTTCGCCGAGACCGAGCAGGTCGCCTTCCACACCGCCAACGTCGTCCCGGGCATCGACTTCACCAACGACCCGCTGCTCCAGGCCCGCAACTTCTCCTACCTGGACACGCAGTTGATCCGCCTGGGCGGTCCCAACTTCACGCAGATCCCGGTGAACCGGCCGGTGGCGCCGGTGCGCACCAACCAGCGCGACGGCTACCACCAGAGCGCCATCCACCGGGGCACGAACTACTCCCCGAACTCCCTCGGCGGCGGCTGCCCGGCCCACGCGGGCGCCGACGGGCACGCCTTCACGCACTACACCGAGCGCGTGGACGGGCACACGATCCGGCGGCGCAGCCCCAGTTTCCAGGACCACTGGAGCCAGGCCGCGCTGTTCTGGAACAGCATGGCCGACTGGGAGAAGCAGCACATCGTCGCGGCCTTCCGGTTCGAGCTGGGCAAGGTCGACGCGCTGGCCGTCCGGGCCCGCACGGTCGAGCAACTCGCCAAGGTGAACGGCGAGTTGGCCACCCAGGTGGCGCGTGGCGTCGGCGTGCCGGAGCCGGCCGCCCAGGAGACCGCGCACAAGCTGTCCTCCCCCGCGCTCAGCCTGGAGTCGCTGCGCGGCGACGGCTCCATCCGCACCCGGCAGATCGCGGTCCTGGTCACCGACGGTGTGGACGCCGAGCAGGTGACGTCCGTCCGGGAGCCGCTGGCCGCCGAGGGCGCGATCGTGGAGGCGCTGGCGGCCGTGGACGGTACGGTGGCGGGCGCCGACGGCGAGCGGTACACCGTGGACCGTGCCCTGCCGACCGTCGCCTCCGTGCTCTACGACGCGGTACTGCTGCCCGGCGGCCCGGTGGGCACCCCGCCGACGACGGCCGACCCCGACGCGATGCGCTTCGTGCGGGACGCCTACCGGCACGGCAAGCCGGTGGGCGCGCTCGGCTCGGGCGTGGGCATCCTCTCCGCGCTCCAGCCCGAGGGGCTGCGGCTGTCCACCGAGTTCCACCGCGTGGTGAGCGACCAGGGCGTGGTGACGGACACCTCGCCGGGAACCGCGAGCGAGGAGTTCACCCGGGCGTTCGTGGCCGCGATCGCGGCGCACCGGCACTGGGACCGGCCGCCGGCGCGCTGCTGA